A portion of the Krasilnikovia cinnamomea genome contains these proteins:
- a CDS encoding GNAT family N-acetyltransferase, producing the protein MTVLLRPAVEADPPAVGALHFRSRRSAYAGLFSPEALNHGSPTALGEWWAERWRWERETHRLTVADADGELVGFTYLGPTPDPGVTELYAIHVAPERVGRGVGRLLMLDALPHLGARAVLWVLDGNTRARRFYERGGWVPDGATRDQPMGSETARQLRYSRTRTD; encoded by the coding sequence ATGACCGTCCTGCTGCGCCCCGCCGTTGAGGCCGATCCGCCCGCCGTCGGTGCCCTGCACTTCCGTTCCCGGCGCAGCGCGTACGCGGGGCTGTTCTCCCCCGAGGCGTTGAACCACGGCTCGCCCACGGCGCTCGGCGAGTGGTGGGCGGAACGGTGGCGCTGGGAGCGGGAGACCCACCGCCTGACGGTCGCGGACGCGGACGGGGAACTGGTCGGCTTCACCTACCTCGGGCCGACCCCGGACCCGGGCGTCACCGAGCTGTACGCGATCCATGTCGCCCCGGAACGGGTGGGCCGGGGCGTGGGGCGGCTGCTGATGCTGGACGCCCTGCCGCACCTGGGCGCGCGGGCCGTGCTGTGGGTGCTCGACGGCAACACCCGGGCCCGGCGTTTCTACGAGCGCGGCGGCTGGGTGCCGGACGGTGCGACCCGCGACCAGCCGATGGGCTCCGAAACGGCTCGTCAGCTGAGGTATTCGCGCACTCGGACGGACTGA
- the msrA gene encoding peptide-methionine (S)-S-oxide reductase MsrA — protein MFLRYKKLELPTPEQALPGRPLAMPVAATHTVLGTPLKGPWPSGYETVVFGMGCFWGAERIFWRLPGVHSTSVGYAGGTTPNPTYEEVCSGMTGHAEVVQVVYDPAKISYEQLLKTFWENHDPTQGMRQGNDVGTQYRSAIYTTTDAQARTAEASREAFAPVVRAAGHGEITTEITPLGTYYYAEDYHQQYLSDAKNPDGYCNHGPNGMSCPIGVGKSA, from the coding sequence GTGTTCCTGCGGTACAAGAAGCTTGAGCTGCCCACACCCGAGCAGGCGCTGCCGGGTCGCCCCCTGGCGATGCCGGTCGCGGCGACGCACACCGTGCTGGGTACCCCGCTGAAGGGCCCATGGCCGTCCGGGTACGAGACCGTCGTCTTCGGAATGGGCTGTTTCTGGGGCGCCGAGCGGATCTTCTGGCGCCTGCCCGGCGTCCACTCGACCTCGGTCGGCTACGCGGGCGGGACCACCCCGAACCCGACGTACGAGGAGGTCTGCTCGGGGATGACCGGGCACGCCGAGGTCGTCCAGGTGGTGTACGACCCGGCGAAGATCAGCTACGAGCAGCTGCTCAAGACGTTCTGGGAGAACCACGACCCGACCCAGGGCATGCGGCAGGGCAACGATGTCGGCACCCAGTACCGGTCGGCGATCTACACCACGACCGACGCCCAGGCGCGGACGGCCGAGGCGTCGCGCGAAGCGTTCGCGCCGGTGGTGCGCGCGGCCGGGCACGGCGAGATCACCACCGAGATCACCCCGCTGGGTACGTACTACTACGCCGAGGACTACCACCAGCAGTACCTGTCGGACGCGAAGAACCCGGACGGCTACTGCAACCACGGCCCGAACGGAATGTCCTGCCCGATCGGCGTCGGCAAGTCCGCCTGA
- a CDS encoding ribonuclease Z codes for MRELVVLGTASQVPTRHRNHNGYVLRWDDETIMFDPGEGTQRQMLLAGLAVSPLTRICITHFHGDHSLGLPGVIQRISLDKVPHAVAVAFPASGREYFDRLRHATSFWDNTDLRPEPVGAGFAVQTSAGRLTALPLRHSIETYGYRLVEPDGHRMLPDRLAAHGITGPAIGELLRTGRLDGVTLAEVSVPRPGQRFAFVMDTGLCDSVYALAEGADLLVIESTFLAADAALAAQVGHLTAGQAGAVARESGVRTLVLTHFSQRYPDPRAFLDEARAQFTGEIVLAEDLMRVPVPARLPSGDDRPAAPRR; via the coding sequence ATGCGCGAACTCGTCGTCCTCGGCACGGCCAGCCAGGTGCCGACCCGGCACCGCAACCACAACGGCTACGTGCTGCGCTGGGACGACGAGACGATCATGTTCGACCCCGGCGAGGGCACCCAGCGCCAGATGCTGCTGGCCGGGCTGGCCGTGAGCCCGCTCACCCGGATCTGCATCACGCACTTCCACGGCGATCACAGCCTCGGCCTGCCCGGCGTCATCCAGCGGATCTCCCTGGACAAGGTGCCGCACGCCGTCGCGGTCGCCTTCCCCGCGAGCGGCCGGGAGTACTTCGACCGGCTGCGGCACGCCACCAGCTTCTGGGACAACACCGACCTGCGGCCCGAGCCGGTGGGCGCGGGCTTCGCGGTGCAGACGTCCGCGGGGCGGCTCACCGCGCTGCCGCTGCGGCATTCCATCGAAACGTACGGGTACCGCCTGGTCGAGCCGGACGGCCACCGGATGCTGCCGGACCGCCTGGCCGCGCACGGCATCACCGGGCCCGCGATCGGCGAGCTGCTGCGTACCGGCCGGCTGGACGGGGTCACCCTGGCCGAGGTGAGCGTGCCGCGGCCGGGCCAGCGCTTCGCGTTCGTCATGGACACCGGCCTGTGCGACTCGGTGTACGCCCTCGCCGAGGGCGCCGACCTGCTGGTCATCGAGTCGACCTTCCTGGCGGCGGACGCCGCGCTGGCCGCCCAGGTGGGTCACCTCACCGCCGGTCAGGCCGGGGCCGTGGCCCGCGAGTCCGGGGTACGCACCCTGGTGCTCACCCACTTCTCCCAGCGCTACCCGGACCCGCGCGCGTTCCTGGACGAGGCCCGCGCGCAGTTCACCGGCGAGATCGTGCTGGCCGAGGACCTCATGCGGGTGCCCGTACCGGCCCGGCTACCGTCGGGCGATGACCGTCCTGCTGCGCCCCGCCGTTGA
- a CDS encoding GNAT family N-acetyltransferase: protein MAFISDALSEHHVTEHFDSGKPDLDSWLKQHALTTEARRTGRTFVWHDDERVVAYYTIAAHLIVREELPRVLGRGNPGQIPAVLLARLALDKALHGQGLGGALLADALQRIVVATRTVAARFVVVDAIDEAAHGFYLHHGFREIPGTMRLIQKVSDIAAAVAP, encoded by the coding sequence GTGGCCTTCATCAGCGATGCGCTGAGCGAGCACCACGTCACAGAACACTTCGACAGCGGCAAGCCCGATCTCGACAGCTGGCTCAAGCAGCATGCCCTCACCACCGAGGCGCGCCGCACCGGCCGGACTTTCGTCTGGCACGACGATGAACGGGTCGTCGCCTACTACACGATCGCCGCACACCTGATCGTGCGCGAGGAACTTCCACGCGTACTCGGGCGGGGAAATCCTGGTCAGATCCCCGCAGTGTTGCTGGCCCGGCTCGCACTCGACAAGGCACTGCACGGTCAGGGCCTCGGCGGCGCCCTTCTCGCGGACGCACTGCAGCGCATCGTCGTCGCCACCCGCACGGTCGCCGCTCGGTTCGTGGTCGTCGACGCGATCGATGAAGCCGCCCACGGGTTCTATCTCCATCACGGCTTCCGTGAGATACCCGGCACGATGCGGCTGATCCAGAAGGTCAGCGACATCGCCGCAGCCGTCGCGCCGTGA
- a CDS encoding amidase, protein MDNATTTWVGATAKQIARAVRRGDVSATQIVADHLEQISVTDPSLEAFRTVRAGEAIVEAEKVDEQDDLANLPLAGVPVAVKENTPVAGLATSQGAAVRSAVAEEDHEVVRRLRGAGAVVVGTTRMPELGLWGTTDGPDGATRNPWDLDRTPGGSSGGAAAAVAAGLVPIAHGTDGLGSVRIPAACCGLIGLKPGSGVIPRELGVDGWFGLVEHGILATTVADAALGFSVLAGGRPAKLVEPGRLRVGVSLRSPVLGVRPDVPNREAVSVAARLLGGAGHDTVTADPVYPTALNLAGLATWFAAAYREAEGTGVDPQTLQPRTRRHVRLGRWAWRRGYVRQEQRDGWRARSIRFFAEHRVDLLLTPALAGPPPAADGHTGARWGRNVLTNLRYAPYAAPWNVAGLPAIVVPVGVRPDGLPLAVQLVGPPDSELLLLAVAGQFEMRNPWRRHVLA, encoded by the coding sequence ATGGACAACGCAACGACGACCTGGGTGGGCGCGACGGCGAAGCAGATCGCCCGCGCGGTCCGGCGCGGTGACGTGTCGGCCACCCAGATCGTCGCCGACCACCTCGAACAGATCTCGGTCACCGACCCGTCGCTGGAGGCGTTCCGGACGGTGCGCGCGGGCGAGGCGATCGTCGAGGCGGAGAAGGTCGACGAGCAGGACGACCTGGCGAACCTGCCGCTGGCCGGGGTGCCGGTGGCGGTCAAGGAGAACACCCCGGTGGCCGGGCTGGCGACGTCGCAGGGCGCGGCGGTCCGTTCGGCCGTCGCCGAGGAGGACCACGAGGTGGTGCGGCGGCTGCGCGGCGCGGGCGCGGTCGTGGTGGGCACCACCCGCATGCCCGAGCTGGGCCTGTGGGGGACCACGGACGGCCCGGACGGCGCCACCCGCAACCCATGGGATCTGGACCGTACGCCGGGCGGCTCCTCGGGCGGCGCCGCCGCGGCCGTGGCGGCCGGGCTGGTGCCGATCGCGCACGGCACCGACGGGCTCGGCTCGGTGCGCATCCCGGCCGCCTGCTGCGGGCTGATCGGGCTCAAGCCGGGCAGCGGCGTCATCCCCCGCGAGCTGGGCGTGGACGGCTGGTTCGGGCTGGTCGAGCACGGCATTCTGGCCACCACGGTCGCGGACGCGGCGCTCGGTTTCAGCGTGCTGGCCGGGGGGCGGCCCGCGAAGCTGGTCGAGCCGGGGCGCCTGCGGGTCGGGGTCTCGCTGCGCTCACCGGTGCTCGGCGTCCGCCCGGACGTACCGAACCGCGAGGCGGTCTCCGTCGCGGCGCGGCTGCTCGGCGGCGCGGGACACGACACCGTGACCGCCGACCCGGTCTACCCGACCGCCCTGAACCTGGCCGGCCTGGCGACGTGGTTCGCGGCCGCGTACCGGGAGGCTGAGGGCACCGGCGTGGACCCGCAGACGTTGCAGCCACGGACCAGGCGGCACGTGCGGCTGGGCCGGTGGGCATGGCGCCGCGGATACGTACGGCAGGAGCAGCGGGACGGGTGGCGGGCCCGCTCGATCCGGTTCTTCGCGGAGCACCGGGTGGATCTCCTGCTCACCCCGGCGCTGGCCGGACCGCCCCCGGCCGCGGACGGGCACACGGGCGCCCGGTGGGGCCGCAACGTGCTGACGAACCTGCGCTACGCGCCGTACGCGGCGCCGTGGAACGTGGCGGGCCTGCCCGCGATCGTCGTTCCGGTGGGGGTGCGCCCGGACGGGCTGCCGCTGGCCGTGCAGCTGGTCGGGCCGCCCGACTCCGAGCTGCTGCTGCTGGCGGTCGCGGGCCAGTTCGAGATGCGCAACCCGTGGCGGCGGCACGTGCTGGCGTGA
- a CDS encoding HIT family protein, giving the protein MPDCLFCGIVAGTVPAFTVADGPDAVAFLDVRPVFKGHVLVVPRPHVGQLGELGAELLPGFFAQVQRVARAVPDALGSQGTFVAMNNVVSQSVPHLHAHVVPRTKGDGLRGFFWPRHKYASDDEATSYATRITAALR; this is encoded by the coding sequence GTGCCCGACTGCCTGTTCTGCGGAATCGTGGCGGGGACCGTGCCGGCATTCACGGTCGCCGACGGTCCCGACGCGGTGGCGTTCCTGGATGTCCGCCCGGTCTTCAAGGGCCACGTGCTGGTGGTGCCGCGCCCGCACGTCGGCCAGCTCGGCGAGCTGGGTGCCGAGCTGTTGCCCGGGTTCTTCGCGCAGGTGCAGCGGGTGGCGCGGGCGGTTCCGGACGCGCTGGGGTCGCAGGGCACGTTCGTGGCGATGAACAACGTGGTATCCCAATCGGTGCCGCACCTGCATGCGCACGTGGTGCCGCGAACCAAGGGTGACGGCCTGCGCGGCTTCTTCTGGCCGCGCCACAAGTACGCCTCCGACGACGAGGCCACCTCCTACGCGACGCGCATCACGGCCGCCCTGCGGTAG
- a CDS encoding cystathionine gamma-synthase, with translation MTGNQYGFDTLAIHAGQEPEPRTGAVVPPIYQTSTYAQDAVGSPRLGYEYSRSGNPTRDALQECLAAIEGGRRGLAFASGLAAEDTLLRTVCRPGDHVVIPDDAYGGTYRLFAKVAENWGLDWTAVSLGDLDAVRAAFRPGHTRLIWAETPTNPLLGIADVAALGALAHEYDALLAVDNTFASPYLQQPLGLGADVVVHSTTKYLGGHSDVVGGALITADEDLGEQLAFHQNAMGAINGPFDAWLTLRGIKTLGVRMDRHCDNAERIVAYLSGHRAVADVLYPGLESHPGHETAAKQMRRFGGMVSFRAAGGPQQAIDICNRTKLFVLAESLGGVESLIEHPGQMTHLSAAGSPLEVPADLVRLSVGIETVDDLLADLEQALG, from the coding sequence ATGACGGGTAACCAGTACGGCTTCGACACTCTCGCCATCCACGCCGGCCAGGAGCCGGAGCCGCGGACCGGCGCGGTGGTGCCGCCGATCTACCAGACCAGTACCTACGCGCAGGACGCCGTGGGCTCCCCGCGCCTCGGTTATGAGTACAGCCGGTCCGGCAACCCCACCCGCGACGCGCTGCAGGAATGCCTGGCCGCGATCGAGGGCGGCCGCCGCGGGCTGGCGTTCGCCAGCGGCCTCGCGGCCGAGGACACCCTCTTGCGTACGGTGTGCCGCCCCGGCGACCACGTGGTCATCCCCGACGACGCGTACGGCGGCACGTACCGGCTGTTCGCCAAGGTCGCCGAGAACTGGGGGCTGGACTGGACGGCCGTGTCGCTGGGCGACCTGGACGCGGTGCGGGCAGCGTTCCGTCCCGGCCACACCCGGCTGATCTGGGCGGAGACCCCGACCAACCCGCTGCTCGGCATCGCCGACGTCGCCGCGCTGGGCGCGCTCGCGCACGAGTACGACGCGTTGCTGGCGGTCGACAACACGTTCGCCTCGCCGTACCTGCAGCAGCCGCTGGGCCTGGGCGCGGACGTCGTGGTGCACTCGACCACGAAGTACCTGGGCGGGCACTCCGACGTGGTCGGTGGTGCGCTGATCACGGCCGACGAGGACCTGGGCGAGCAGCTGGCGTTCCACCAGAACGCGATGGGCGCGATCAACGGCCCGTTCGACGCGTGGCTGACGCTGCGCGGCATCAAGACCCTCGGCGTACGGATGGACCGGCACTGCGACAACGCCGAGCGCATCGTGGCGTACCTTTCCGGCCACCGCGCGGTGGCGGATGTCCTGTACCCGGGCCTGGAGTCGCATCCCGGGCACGAGACCGCGGCCAAGCAGATGCGCCGCTTCGGTGGGATGGTGTCGTTCCGGGCGGCGGGCGGTCCGCAGCAGGCGATCGACATCTGCAACCGGACGAAACTCTTCGTGCTCGCGGAGTCACTGGGCGGAGTCGAGTCGCTTATCGAGCACCCGGGTCAGATGACACACCTGAGCGCCGCGGGTTCCCCGCTTGAAGTACCAGCCGATCTCGTGCGACTGTCAGTCGGCATCGAGACCGTTGACGATCTGCTCGCCGATCTGGAGCAGGCGCTCGGCTAG
- the ilvA gene encoding threonine ammonia-lyase: MTGGGMDLLELADVEAARTLLTGVVRRTPLVRSGPLTRMIGQPTWLKCEHLQRAGAYKVRGAYTRIARMPESERGRGVVAASAGNHAQGVALAAGLLGIRATVFMPEGAPLPKVSATKGYGATIEYAGTSVDDALIAARAFAERTGAVFIHPFDHPDVIAGQGTVGLEILDQCPEVGTIVTSIGGGGLISGVAVAVKALRPDVRIVGVQAAGAAAFPASLAAGAPVKIPRCATIADGIAVQRPGDLTFAHVSKLVDDVVTVSDEELSAALLVLLERHKQVVEPAGAAAVAALLSGKVGAEPPVVAVLSGGNIDPMLLLRVIEHGLASAGRFQRLSVRTPDQPGELARLLGEIAKTRANIVDVLHSRQNPRLAFGEVEVQLSVETRGPDHSAALITALRDAGYAVAQSGTP, from the coding sequence ATGACGGGTGGCGGCATGGATCTGCTGGAACTCGCGGATGTCGAGGCCGCGCGGACGCTTCTCACGGGCGTGGTGCGGCGTACCCCGCTGGTCCGCTCCGGGCCGCTGACCCGGATGATCGGGCAGCCCACCTGGCTCAAGTGCGAACATCTGCAGCGCGCGGGGGCGTACAAGGTGCGCGGCGCGTACACCCGGATCGCGCGGATGCCGGAGTCCGAGCGCGGGCGCGGGGTGGTGGCCGCCAGCGCGGGCAACCACGCCCAGGGGGTCGCCCTGGCCGCCGGGCTGCTGGGTATCCGCGCCACGGTCTTCATGCCGGAGGGCGCGCCGCTGCCGAAGGTGTCGGCCACCAAGGGGTACGGCGCCACGATCGAGTACGCGGGCACCAGCGTCGACGACGCCCTGATCGCCGCCCGGGCGTTCGCCGAGCGGACCGGCGCGGTGTTCATCCACCCGTTCGACCACCCGGATGTGATCGCCGGGCAGGGCACGGTCGGCCTGGAGATCCTCGATCAGTGCCCGGAGGTGGGCACGATCGTGACCTCGATCGGGGGCGGTGGGCTCATCTCGGGGGTCGCGGTGGCGGTCAAGGCGCTGCGCCCGGACGTACGGATCGTCGGCGTGCAGGCCGCCGGGGCGGCCGCGTTCCCGGCGTCGCTGGCGGCGGGTGCCCCGGTGAAGATTCCCCGGTGCGCCACGATCGCGGACGGCATCGCGGTGCAGCGGCCGGGCGACCTGACGTTCGCGCACGTCAGCAAGCTGGTCGACGACGTGGTCACGGTCAGCGACGAGGAGCTGTCGGCGGCGCTGCTGGTGCTGCTGGAGCGGCACAAGCAGGTGGTGGAGCCCGCGGGTGCGGCCGCGGTGGCGGCCCTGCTCAGCGGGAAGGTGGGGGCCGAACCGCCGGTGGTGGCGGTGCTGTCGGGCGGCAACATCGACCCGATGCTGCTGCTGCGGGTGATCGAGCACGGGCTGGCGTCGGCGGGCCGGTTCCAGCGGCTGTCGGTGCGTACCCCGGACCAGCCGGGTGAGCTGGCCCGGCTGCTCGGGGAGATCGCGAAGACCCGGGCGAACATCGTCGACGTGCTGCATTCCCGGCAGAATCCGCGCCTGGCCTTCGGCGAGGTCGAAGTGCAGCTGTCGGTGGAGACCCGGGGGCCGGACCACTCGGCGGCGCTGATCACCGCGCTACGGGATGCCGGTTACGCCGTGGCGCAGTCCGGCACCCCGTAG
- a CDS encoding CYTH and CHAD domain-containing protein, translated as MESATETERKYDVPADFELPPLTGVGGVSRTSDAETHNLDATYFDTEDLRLAQHRHTLRRRTGGSDAGWHLKTPGDGATRTEHRLPLDAGTDEVPGPLQAQVRAIVRDRDLRPVARLRTVRRETPLCDDDGHTLALVAQDTVTAETDAGRQHWQELEVELVDGSKKVLTAVERALLAAGATPAGGPSKLARALGDQLPAPGLGGDGRPDPVLAYARAQRDAIEAYDPGVRRGEPEAVHKMRVATRRLRSTLRTFKAWFPPQAAGPVTDELKWLADLLGAVRDAQVQSHKLLATVDREGPEFSTVARRIREHLRDAETRGRAALTEQLDSERYLRLLDVLDALVDAPAGSDANPKGRVRKALAKADRLLDQAHADGVDAELHDARKAYKRARYAVEVLAGGAGKPGAKLVDRLTDLQDVLGGHQDSVVARELLRELADAARAAGEDGFPYGVLYARQERVGDDTLAQLSAVEAASRRPKLRGWLG; from the coding sequence ATGGAGAGCGCCACTGAAACCGAGCGCAAGTACGACGTCCCCGCGGACTTCGAGCTGCCACCGCTGACCGGTGTCGGCGGCGTGAGCCGGACGAGCGACGCCGAGACCCACAACCTCGACGCCACCTACTTCGACACCGAGGACCTCAGGCTCGCCCAGCACCGGCACACGCTGCGGCGGCGGACCGGCGGCTCGGACGCCGGCTGGCATCTCAAGACGCCCGGCGACGGCGCGACCCGCACCGAGCACCGGCTCCCGCTCGACGCGGGCACCGACGAGGTGCCCGGCCCCCTGCAGGCACAGGTGCGGGCGATCGTGCGGGACCGCGACCTGCGCCCGGTGGCCCGCCTGCGTACCGTGCGGCGGGAGACCCCGCTGTGCGACGACGACGGACACACACTCGCGCTGGTCGCCCAGGACACCGTCACCGCCGAGACCGACGCCGGCCGGCAGCACTGGCAGGAGCTGGAGGTCGAGCTGGTCGACGGCTCCAAGAAGGTGCTCACCGCGGTGGAACGTGCACTGCTGGCGGCCGGTGCGACCCCCGCCGGCGGGCCCTCGAAGCTGGCCCGCGCGCTCGGCGACCAGCTGCCCGCCCCCGGCCTGGGCGGCGACGGGCGGCCCGACCCCGTGCTGGCGTACGCGCGGGCCCAGCGCGACGCGATCGAGGCGTACGACCCGGGGGTACGGCGGGGCGAGCCCGAGGCGGTGCACAAGATGCGGGTCGCGACCCGGCGCCTGCGCAGCACCCTGCGTACGTTCAAGGCCTGGTTTCCGCCGCAGGCCGCGGGCCCGGTCACCGACGAGCTGAAGTGGCTGGCCGACCTGCTCGGCGCGGTCCGCGACGCCCAGGTGCAGTCACACAAGCTCCTGGCCACGGTGGATCGGGAGGGTCCGGAGTTCAGTACCGTCGCGCGGCGGATCCGGGAGCACCTGCGGGACGCGGAGACCCGTGGCCGGGCGGCGCTGACCGAGCAGCTCGACAGCGAGCGGTACCTGCGCCTGCTCGACGTGCTCGACGCCCTGGTCGACGCGCCCGCGGGCAGCGACGCCAACCCGAAGGGCCGGGTCCGCAAGGCGCTGGCCAAGGCCGACCGGCTGCTCGACCAGGCCCACGCGGACGGGGTCGACGCGGAACTGCACGACGCCCGCAAGGCGTACAAGCGGGCCCGCTACGCCGTCGAGGTGCTCGCCGGCGGCGCGGGCAAGCCCGGCGCGAAGCTGGTCGACAGGCTGACGGACCTGCAGGACGTACTGGGCGGGCATCAGGACTCCGTGGTGGCCCGGGAGCTGCTGCGCGAGCTGGCCGACGCCGCCCGCGCCGCCGGCGAGGACGGCTTCCCGTACGGGGTGCTCTACGCCCGCCAGGAGCGCGTCGGCGACGACACCCTGGCGCAGCTGTCCGCCGTCGAGGCCGCGTCCCGCCGCCCCAAGCTGCGTGGCTGGCTCGGCTGA
- a CDS encoding trypsin-like serine protease, whose product MPSQPITVELGRTVSVTWVVPHADRDAALLRLQTPVTTVAPVSLATAAPAAGDVLRVVGYGRTADTWVPDQKQRLGQQAPHHHRRLQRRRQNRHHRPERRRRTPRLGLPRRPDHRQQAVHRPRAGRGHRLDRQRPPTDPLGVIPARPPAVAARRGNAVRRRSGSRVRIAGRAALRRADEGSWPCSCGTRSLSCPHPSRRCRVAPWRCRSRRRTPCWVPR is encoded by the coding sequence GTGCCGAGCCAGCCGATCACGGTCGAACTGGGCCGCACCGTCAGCGTGACGTGGGTGGTGCCGCACGCGGACCGCGACGCCGCTCTCCTGCGGTTGCAGACGCCGGTCACCACGGTCGCCCCGGTGTCGCTCGCCACGGCCGCTCCCGCCGCCGGGGACGTCCTGCGCGTGGTCGGGTACGGCCGCACCGCTGACACGTGGGTGCCGGATCAGAAGCAGCGGCTGGGCCAACAAGCCCCGCATCATCACCGGCGACTTCAACGGCGCCGGCAAAACCGACATCATCGCCCAGAACGCCGAAGGCGAACTCCGCGCCTGGGCCTCCCGAGGCGACCTGACCACCGACAGCAAGCTGTTCACCGGCCCCGGGCTGGCCGTGGGCACCGGCTGGACCGTCAGCGCCCGCCCACGGATCCTTTAGGTGTCATCCCGGCGCGGCCGCCCGCTGTGGCGGCGCGCCGGGGAAACGCCGTCCGACGCCGGTCGGGATCCCGGGTAAGGATCGCCGGGCGGGCGGCGTTACGCAGGGCGGATGAAGGGAGTTGGCCGTGTTCCTGCGGTACAAGAAGCTTGAGCTGCCCACACCCGAGCAGGCGCTGCCGGGTCGCCCCCTGGCGATGCCGGTCGCGGCGACGCACACCGTGCTGGGTACCCCGCTGA
- a CDS encoding S1C family serine protease — MTRRGGGVDGGMDTERPDAEAQALDAYSRVVTGVATRLLPSVAALAVRTPRGPGAGSAVTFTDDGFLLTNAHVVSGAVGGTAEFADGTESAFDVVGADPLSDLAVVRVHHRGAPAAPLGDADLLRIGQLVVAVGNPLGLAGSVTAGVVSGLGRSLPTRDGRRTRIIDSVIQTDAALNPGNSGGALADAAGTVVGINTAVAGYGLGLAVPVNATTRHIVGELVSHGRVRRAWLGIAGVPVPLPPPIGARLGQRIGLRVVEVVPGSPAGTAGIYLGDILVSAGGQPVQSVQRLQRLMLGPAIGTRLPVTVLRRDAFVDVVTVPTELA; from the coding sequence ATGACCCGGCGCGGGGGCGGCGTTGACGGCGGCATGGATACCGAACGCCCGGACGCCGAGGCGCAGGCCCTCGACGCCTACAGCCGGGTGGTGACCGGGGTGGCCACCCGGCTGCTGCCCTCCGTCGCGGCTCTGGCCGTCCGCACCCCGCGCGGTCCCGGCGCGGGGTCGGCCGTCACGTTCACCGACGACGGGTTCCTGCTCACCAACGCGCACGTGGTGTCCGGTGCGGTCGGCGGCACCGCCGAGTTCGCCGACGGCACCGAGAGCGCGTTCGATGTGGTGGGCGCCGACCCGCTCTCCGACCTCGCGGTGGTGCGGGTGCACCACCGCGGCGCGCCCGCGGCCCCGCTGGGCGACGCCGACCTGCTGCGCATCGGCCAGCTCGTCGTCGCGGTCGGCAACCCTCTGGGCCTCGCCGGCTCCGTCACCGCCGGGGTGGTGTCGGGGCTCGGCCGTTCGCTGCCGACCCGGGACGGCCGCCGGACCAGGATCATCGACAGCGTCATCCAGACCGACGCCGCCCTCAACCCGGGCAACTCGGGTGGGGCGCTGGCGGACGCCGCCGGCACCGTGGTCGGCATCAACACCGCCGTCGCCGGTTACGGCCTGGGCCTGGCCGTACCGGTCAACGCGACGACCCGGCACATCGTCGGGGAGCTGGTGTCCCACGGCCGGGTCCGCCGGGCCTGGCTGGGCATCGCCGGGGTGCCGGTCCCGCTGCCGCCGCCGATCGGCGCCCGGCTCGGCCAGCGGATCGGCCTGCGGGTCGTGGAGGTGGTCCCGGGCAGCCCCGCCGGCACGGCCGGGATCTACCTCGGCGACATCCTGGTCAGCGCGGGCGGGCAGCCGGTGCAGAGTGTCCAGCGGTTGCAGCGGCTGATGCTCGGCCCGGCGATCGGCACCCGGCTGCCGGTGACCGTGTTGCGCCGCGACGCGTTCGTCGACGTGGTGACGGTGCCGACGGAGCTGGCGTAG
- a CDS encoding DUF1778 domain-containing protein: protein MTTAASARFEFRLRPEAKSRIEQAAGLVHESTSDFARTAAEERANRVLQEHLVATVVPAEFFEELLQALDAPAQANSALQRAAERAGSVVERR, encoded by the coding sequence ATGACCACCGCGGCATCGGCCCGATTCGAGTTCCGTCTGCGCCCAGAAGCGAAAAGCCGCATCGAGCAGGCGGCTGGCCTCGTGCATGAGAGCACGTCAGACTTCGCGCGGACCGCCGCCGAGGAGCGCGCCAACCGCGTGCTGCAGGAGCATCTCGTCGCCACCGTCGTGCCTGCCGAGTTCTTCGAGGAACTCCTGCAGGCTCTTGACGCCCCAGCCCAGGCAAACTCCGCCCTGCAGCGCGCCGCAGAGCGGGCAGGCAGCGTCGTGGAACGGCGGTAG